The stretch of DNA GGTCTTAAAACACTTCTTGAAAGTCTCCAAACTAGAAGGCAGAACACAAAGCCACTCATTCCACCATCGAGAAGCCACGGAGGAAAAGGGGTCTTGATTGCGACCTCTCAGCATTGATGACTGCTCCACACAGCAGATGCTCATCAGAGGAGCGCAGTGGATGAGGGGGAATGTACAGTAGGGCTGAATCATGGAAATCATGGAATAGCAAGGAACAGATCCAGTAAGTGTCCTATAGGCCGGCCAGGGAGAGGGATTTGAATTCAATTCTGCCTCCTATAGGAAGCCAATGGATAGTAACCAACAGAAGACTTACTTGTGTCTTCTTCGGTTGATTAAGGTCCAGACGTGCCAGACCATGCTGAATCAACTGTAATGATCGTGCTACACAAGCAGGCAGGCCAGCTAACAATGAACAGTCCAATTTGGAAATGACTCTGCACAAGAAGTTGTGTGGCATATTGTGTCACATAAGGTCTGATCTTGATCTTGATGAACGATAAAGCAACATGACTTGTACTGTAGATAATGCCTGAAAAAATtgagttggtcatcaattatgacacccaagtggTGTGCTTATTATAGTTTCATCCAGACTGAAATATCCTGAAATAACAGCAAtaaggggagacacacacacacacacacacacacacacacacacacacacacacacacacacacacacacacacacacacactcatacacacacacacacacacacacacacacacacacacacacacacacacacacacacacacacacacacacacacacacacacacacacacacacacacacacacatagtatataTGTACAAACCTTGTGATTTGTTATTGCCATAGAGAGTTCTCTTTGTTGGAGCAGTCTCTCTTGGCAGGCACAAAAGCCCTGTGTGAGCTGGCTGGAATACAGATGCAGTTTTTGTGCTAACTAATTGTAATGAGATGCATTTATGCAGGAGTGGCTGGGCAGGCGTGATCAATAGCCGTGAGTGAAGTCATTGTCCAACAGGCAGTGATGTCAGATTACATCGCTCCGGCATTTCCCGCTCTCAACGCTACACCTGGATGACTCATCGGcggtatgtgttagtgtgtttctctccctctctctctctctctctctctctctctctctctctctctctctctctctttcctgccctccctttttctctctccctctctctctatgtgtgtgtgtgtgagagagagagagagagagtttgtgcgtgtgtgtgtgtgtgtgtgtgcctgtgttcatgtgttttcaCCGGTTCGAGTCATAGTAGCCACTGGGTGTGTTTGAGTAGTTGTGCTAATGTGTTGGGGTAATTTGTGTTTATGCAGAAGTGTGTAAACATCTggtattcagtgtgtgtttgagagaaagtGCTAtggctggcagtgtgtgtgagtgtgactgtggtGTTAAGTGGTGTAacaatgtatactgtatgacaggtgtgtgtgtgtgtgtgtgtgtgtgtgtgtgtgtgtgtgtgtgtgtgtgtgtgtgtgtgtgtgtgtgtgtgtgtgtgtgtgtgtgtgtgtgtgtgtgtgtgtgtgtgtatgtgtgtgtgtgagtgtgtgtgggtgtgtgtgtgtgtgtggctgtagcacTCATAAATCACTTAGGGCTGTTCATTCCCTCTCTGGTAAGCACACATGAACATTGTGTGATTTGTGAGCCGAATCCTCCCTGGCACTGAGAACAGAGCTGTGCGCTGAGCCTTtgggcagagaaagaaagaaagaaagaaagaaagaaagaaagaaaaagaaaactagCATATTAaaaacgtgtgtgcgtgtgtgtgtgtgtgtgtgtttgtgtgagtgtgactctgaccttgtgtgtgggtgcatgtctgtatatgtacactgtgtgtgtgtgtgtgtgtgtgtgtgtgtgtgtgtgtgcgtgtgcgtgtgcgtgtgcgtgtgtgtggagtacaGGCTGACCTGTAATGAGGGGGATACATTTTAAACGGCCAGGTCAAAGTGGCTCATGCTCTTCTGCAGGGGTGCCCAGCATTGCAAGTACATGATATCAACTCCCCATCTAATCgtctaacctgtgtgtgtgtgtgtgtgtgtgtgtgtgtgtgtgtgtgtgtgtgtgtgtgtgtgtgtgtgtgtgtgtgtgtgtgtgtgtgtgtgagcgagagagagagagagagaatttcctGTAAAAGGTGAATGCCATTTTTCATCCCCGGGGGTGAAGAGACAATGACAAAAGGACACACCCTTATtatccctcagtctctctccctctctctgcctcgcccccttctctcttctccttctcctcttcctcctttctctccttctctcccccattcccctctctgcccacctctctttcttctcctcctcctcttcctcctttccctccttctctcccctcctcctcttgcctCCCCTTCTCTCATGCTGCGTCTGCTGCCTCCCCTGCCAGAAGCCAGATGGGTGACATCATCTGGGTTATGTGAGTGGAATCACAACAGCATCAGACAGCATGATGCTAAACTGCAAAACTGTGCTGCACAACACCAAGCCAGGTtacgctaagctaagctaagctaagctaagatAGGCTGGGCTCTCCCACACTATTTTATGGTGAAGAGCACTAACTTTCTATGCGTCTGTAACACTGCAGcagcatacaacacacacataaacacacacagacacacagtttctcttctattctcattctctcagagagagagagagggagagagagggagacactcAGTCACACCCACAGAACCACTAACATCTTAGGAAACTTACATGCACAGtctgacaagcacacacacacacacacacacacacacacaaagatacacgcccacacatgtgtacacacactgcagaccTGACCAAAAAAGCTGATAAAGTCTATGCAATGAGTGATGATATTTTCACATGGACTTCAGATTGACCATAATTTACAGTACATAAAGTAAGGAAATACATGGGGTGTGTTATTTTAGGAATATATAATATAACGTGCATCAGACAGAATGTACATACGGACATGAATGTGTGAATATATAATTATGGAATACCTGTATTGTACATAATGTTCTTTTTGATGAATTCTAATCTCGGTGCCTTTACAGCTCACATACCAAAAGAAGTGTAAAGCCCTCCAAACTCTTaatgagagagaacatgagagaaaataaaggggagacaagagagagagagagagagagagagagagagagagagagagagagagagagagagagagagagagagagaaaattccCATCAGGGCATACAGCAATTATACTCCCACCCCCTGCACACTCATATTGAAAAATGATATGATTTTTGAAGCGCAAAATTGAAAATACAAGTAACCATGTAATTTCCACACCACCATTAGCACCGAGAGCCATGTACCTGCTGAAATACAACATTAATGTTTCCCTAGAACATAATTGTTAGAGCGCCTCTCATTTGTGCAGAAACCCACTAAATAACCCCCGTCCTAACCAGGCCTCTGGAAATGATAGATTTGATTAATTGCGTGTCCGTGGATAATTTTGCATGATCAGTATCAGACTTTATCTGAGGAAACAGAGACACGAAAGCAGAACGCTAATTTGACAGTGACAGATATGTCTATTCTGGCTCCTGTTTTGAGGAATCTTTCAGCATTCCGCGTGTGATACATAATTTAGTTCCATCATGATGATGGGCAaagcccccccaaccccccctaaAATGGAACCCCTGCAGTGTACAACAAAGAGTTAAACCCACGCCCCCCCATGCATCCCCAaatcccccgccccccctcctcctcctccccatcttcCTTCTTTGGGTCCTGAGGCATGGATGCTGGCCCATCAGGCTCTGGCTCTCTTCTGGACCAATGGGAGCGCAGGACGGTGATGTCATGCTGTAggtgtggagctgctgctgatgctgccgAGAGCTTGTATCCAAgcagcgatagagagagagagggagagagagagagagagagagaaagagagagagggagatagagagcacacgagagagagatagagagcgaaagAGCAGGCGAAAGAGACACTGAGAGTGAGAAAAGGGAGGCATAGAAGAAGCAGCATCTGAGAGGAAAGAGGGTGAGTGCTCTATCCATTTTGATAAGCTGCTTTttgggcgagtgtgtgtgtgtgtgagagagagacagagagagagagagaggcggtttGTTGCAGAGGAGCTGGTGTCAGATAGGGCTTGGTTCGGCTCTGCAAGAGAGTCTGTGTGCTGCTGGCCAAAGCTCTGCGGTAGCTCCTGACTGAGTACTCAATGTTCCTGCTCCACGCTGGATTTGTCATAAATGATGCATGCATTGCAGCGTGTCCAgattagagacagacagagggagatagtgcgtttgtgtgtgtgtgtgtgtggggggggggtgtgggtgtgtgtgtgggtgtgtgtatgtgcgtgtgtgtgtggcacaagGAGTTGGTGCAAGGACACATTGAAGGGAGACAGTTTGTGGTTCGGCCAGGCCAGATCCTTGCACAGCATTTTCCTGAGTGAGGAAGTGCCTGGTGTGATTTACCGTCGATATCGTGTACATCTGCActtgtgtgggagagggagagaaatagtatgtgtgtgtgggtgtgtgtgtgtgtgtatttttaggtGTGTTACTTGGCAGAAGAAAACTTGCTGAGCATTATGTAACAAAAGCTGAAAAGAGAGATCTGTGTCAGTAGATGACGATAAGGACTGACAGACTACTGTTTGCCATCTTGGATGtattctacatacagtacagtacactcttTTGGATAAGTATCATCATTTGTCCCTCTAGCCAGCTCATAAGAAGGCCAATCTAGAGTAAAAAAGAGATTACCCATTACATGTGACTATAGAGCTGCAACAGATACATGCAGACTGGTACCTAGATCAGTACAGTGCGTACCCATCAAATAGACAGTGCAACCATGACTGCTAcgcatattttatatatatatatacatatatatatatatatataagaaatgaaacaaataagaCAAACAGCACTGTGGATATCATACGAAGAGGAGGTTCTATTGTGCTCAGCAGATTGGATGCGAATTGGGGGAGTTTTGGAGTTTGGTTGAGGTCCGGTCTGGAGAGAAGGATGCTGTGACACGGTTCACCTCTGTGATCAGAGGGGGAAAACGATGTGGCGTCTTTTCTCCTCTGAGTCGACAGACTGTAAATAAACAGCTGGCGCTGCAGGAAGTGTGTATCGATCAGCATCCTGGGTTGCtactttagagtgtgtgtgtgtgtgtgtgtgtgtgtgagagagagagagagagagagagagagagagagagagagagaatttgtgtgtgtgaagttatcCGTGTGTCAGCAGTTAGGGAGTAGCACTGGTGATTTTCCACTCCAATGCACCttgatgtgtttatgtgtgatttCTTTGCTCCCCCCACCCCAGAATGAAGCCAGAATTGTCTGCTCATAATTTTACAGTATAtaagtttgttgtgtgtgtgtgtgtgtgtgtgtgtgtgtgtgtgtgtgtgtgtgtgtgtgtgtgtgtgtgtgtgtgtgtgtgtgtgtgtgtaggtgtgtgtgagtgtgtgtgtctgtgtgtgtaggtgagtttgcctgtgtgtgtgtatgtgtgtgtaaaggaaaGATCAGGCAGTTCATATTTTTTCAGTGAACAAACAGAatatgcacagtatgtgtgtatgcatgctcatccctgctaatgtgtgtgtgtatgtgtgtgtgtgtgtgtagtggggtgtgtgcgtgtgtgtgtgtgtgtgtgtgtgtgtgtgtgtgtgtgtgtgtgtgtgtgtgtgtgtgtgtgtgtgtgttgaggcgtAGGGCAGGGCTCTCTGCTGTGTATCCACAGGGAGCATGTTCTAGTGTGGGGTGTGATTACCAGGCGAGACAGCagcctctctctggctcacagGGGTGCTTTTGATTGACATTCCCTGTGAGTCTGCCATCCTGGACCTCGGTCCCATCAGTCATCAGGACTCATCGGCATGGCGACGGCCAATCCAATCAGGGGCAGGCTTTTTAATTAGGGAATTCTGTCAATATCCAATCAAAGGCTAACATAGGGCAGAGCACGCACAGGATATTCTCTGTTTATATCCAGCTATCAAAGAGAGGAAATGGGTGGGGGCGACGCAGCTGAAAAGTACAGCTTGGGAAACAGGGATTTTAGTGAAAGTGTGAGAATAGGCTTGAAGACAATGGAAACATGTCACACAAAAGTTCATTCATTTCATCCTAATAATAAATCTGTAGTAATCAGTCATGATCGACCTTGTGCCCTTCttgggtttttgttttttttgtgtcttttttttcttagtgTAGTCATAGATATTGAGCATTGCTAAATCATCAACTGCTTTGTGTAATCATAGATATCGAGCAACATTGAATCATTGCACTGTGTAGTGTAATCAAAGATATTGAGCATTGAATCATTGCACAGCTTTAGTTGTAGACTTTAGAGTTACCGATTTGTCAAACAAACAGTAGGATGTAAACAAGTCCAATAGCCACCCATGTATTGACAGCAAACGTCGCCACCCTGACAAAGAAATATGTCTGGGGAAATGGCTATCTCAGGCTATCCAAGTCGGTGGGTGCTTCACCCTGCCACTCTATGTAAATAGGTGTGGCTCAGAAACAGAGCAGCTCTCTTGCGGAGCAAGCAAACAATGGGACACTGGGAGGACATCACTATGGGGTTAAACTAGTGGGAGGATGGATGAACTGGTGGATGGATTCACTGACTGATTGATTTTGCGCGCTGTGTCAAACTGTAAGGGCGCTGTGGATGGGTATTGATTTAAAACTGTTGAATAACCCAATGCAGACAATGGCACACATAGTAATTCCCATGATATTCCACCTGTAATTCTCTATGGGAAACGGATATGCCATGGTACGCTTTTTGTGCGAATGTAGCGGTTGATGCTTTTGACTTTTCGATGAAAATTGTGAGTGGCACATTAGGTTGTAATACAGTTAAGAGACCTCagcttttaagcttttaagaaaaTGGTAAATTTCCTGATTAGCAATGTTATCAAAAATGTTGTATCTGCCTTCCTGCAATCAACAAACGGGCAAGCTGCAAAACTGAATTGCGCTTACAGAATGCAAACCAAattaactgtagcctaccgtCTGCCAAATGACTAAACGTAATTGTAAATGTATTTTTGCCTCAGTACATCACTAACAGACAATCTTATTTTCATCAGCATGAAATCACCATTGTGAATCAGGATCTAATTTCAGCatgtctggttttttttttcttttctttgtccaGGGCCTAAACAGGACTTCATCCAAAGCAAAGACAATACATTGTGACAAAATGACGTTGGCAGGTAGGTAATGCACTCGAGCACATGTCTCCATTCGTTCCCACTCGATGAGTTGGTAGATGCATCTCAGTCCTCCGGTTCCTGTTGTTGTCCGACGCCCCGATGGGCGCTGTTCCGTTGATGCCCAGAGCTCACAGAGCTTGCCTTGTTCTCCGCTTGTTCCCCGCAGCGTACAGAGAAAAGGTGAGGGAACTCCCTCTGGTGTCACTGCTGTGCTCCTGTCTGAATTCAAGAGTGAACGACAAGCCCCAGTACAAGGCTGAGGGTAAGGGgagacccacaccacacacccagacacaaagAAATGGATCAACATGACTGAGCTGGAGGAGATTTTCAGTTCATTCCACACTATAAAACACCCCTTAGGGCTTTCAGGCCCATATAGACAAGATTGTTTTAGTATAATGCTTTGACAAAGGGGTCCTTAATGTaaagttctttttttgttttcttatttaatgatttcattaGTTTTCTGTCGATCCCCTTTTCGCACTTGACTCAAACAtaaatgcagcgtttctcagaGTATGGGGATTGATGGCGGTGGTTATGGAGTTTCCGAACCACAAGGCTAGGCAGGCGGGTGCCAGGGGGTTGGCGTTGTttagacagctgtgtgtgtgtgtgtgtgtgtgtgtgtgtgtgtgtgtgtgtgtgtgtgtgtgtgtgtgtgtgtgtgtgtgtgtgtgtgtgtgtgtgatgtgtgtgtgcccgtgcctGGTCTTTGCGCAGATGCGGTGGACCTGAACTGGTGCGTGATCAAAGAAGTGGAAGTGATCGAGCTGAACAAGCGTGCCTCTGGCCAGGCCTTCGAGGTCATCCTGAAACCGCCCTCGTTTGACGGCGTGCCCGAGTTCAACTCCGCCATGCCCCAACGCAAGGACCCCTCCCTGGAGGAGATACAGAAGAAACTGGAGgcagctgaggagaggaggaaggtgcGGAGAGAAATTgaacaagacacacagacagaagacagacacagacacagacacagacacagacacagacacagacacagacacagacacagacacatacccttacacttacacttacacttacacttacacttacacttacacttacacttacacttacacttacacttacacttacacatacacatacacatacacagacacataaagacCCATAAAGGACAAAGGCTGGCCTCAAATTTGTCTTTCTGTTTCAGAAAAAGATGTCTAATAAAAGTTGGAGAGTAAGATATGTAACAAAAGATTCATACAAGGTTACAGTTGGGGGAATCCACATGGGCAGGGCTCAAGTCTTACAATTACATATTATTTGAGAACAGGCAACAGTGTAATAATATAGTTCTGAAGTGCATAAGCACATCAATACTGTATGCTATGGCCCTGGTTTACCTCCTCTCGTTTtagtctcctctctttctctagcccttgatctctctctctctctctctctctctcgctctttccagCCCACACCCTTTTCACCGTTTTCACTCCTTGGTGTTTGTTGCCCCCTAGTGTCAAGAGGCAGAGCTGCTCAAGCACCTAGCAGAGAAGCGTGAGCACGAGCGCGAGGTCATCCAGAAGGCGTTCGAGGAGAACAACAACTTTATCAAGATGGCCAAGGAGAAGCTCGAGCAGAAGATGGAGACCAACAAGGAGAACCGTGAGGCCCTGTTGGCGGCCATGTTGGAGAGGCTGCAGGAGAAGGTAGGGTGCAGTCAGTCTGTCAGTTGCCTAAGTGACAGCAACACAAGATGATAAATgtgaatgaaaataaaacaatagagAGCCATGGATTCTAGCCACTTTTTCCTGTGGAGTAGATCAAATCATTGTTCTCACAACCACCCACAGACCTTGACTGATGCCTCATGAAAGCATTGGCTCATGTTTTAAATAGCCCTACAGTTTCTTCATTGTCAAACACAGACAAGGGGCAGGGAAACACATGGTAGACCTAATAGACACATCAGGATAGCACTGCAAAATGCCACACTCTTTCAGAAAGTTCATTTGGGTAGTAAAAGatgttttatgtgtgttatgtttttttgtaaGAAATTGGCAAAACAGTCACTTCCAGTATACTGCCATTCCCACCTCAGCAATATTGAAACAGTAATGTGTGAGAGGGACTAACAACTGCCTCTGTAATGGCTGCCCAGGAGTAATGGGTTTGCTTTATGTTTATAACACAGTGCTGATGTTTTGCTCGGTTGCATTAATGTTTCATAAGGGGGGGGAGGTTGCTTTGTGCTTCCATCTTTGTTCTCGCCTGTGTTTATACCTCCCCTGACTCTACTGTGTCTGCTAATATATGCACAATACTAAAGCAGTTTtctgtttgttcatttgttgttgttgttgttgttgttgtgtgtgtgtgtgtgtgtgtgtgtgtgtgtctgtgcgtgtgtctgtgttactgTATCTATGTATCTGTTCTGTGTGCacgggaacgtgtgtgtgtgtttgtatgtgtttatgtttatatttatgtgtctgtgtgcgtgtgtgtgtgtgtgtgtgtgtgtgtgtgtcaacttcaGGACAAGCATGCAGAGGAGGTGCGGAAGAACaaggagatgaaggaggaggCATGCCGGTAGacgcaaaaaacaacaactaaagACTGCTGTTGCTAGTCaaggaagaggagaaacagacagacaaacggagggaggagaggaggagaccaaCCAACAAAACGAAATGCAAGGAAGCTCAAACCGCAACCACCACAGGCGGGGAAAAGGAAGACGTGAGCAAACTCAATTTTCAAGCGTCGACTTTCATGAACTATGCCAACCTTGTCTAGAGAAACAGcaaccaaaacaaaactatgTCTTGAGAAATCCATGTTAAGAGAAGCCGACATTTGTAACTGGGTGGCAGCCCCATTGTGCACCAGGGTTGGGTGGTTGGTGTGTAAAGGTGAAATgattgacagagaaagagtgtgtgtagggtgggagggggagaggtggggagCATGTCTCAGGTCACTCTGAattaaagaggagagaaaaaagagacagttatttgtattcttcactttagCCAAAGGGAGGTGAACATTTGATCTAATTTGCTCTAAATATCATCCTGAGTGTTCAGAGTACATTTGCC from Sardina pilchardus chromosome 12, fSarPil1.1, whole genome shotgun sequence encodes:
- the stmn4 gene encoding stathmin-4 codes for the protein MTLAAYREKVRELPLVSLLCSCLNSRVNDKPQYKAEDAVDLNWCVIKEVEVIELNKRASGQAFEVILKPPSFDGVPEFNSAMPQRKDPSLEEIQKKLEAAEERRKCQEAELLKHLAEKREHEREVIQKAFEENNNFIKMAKEKLEQKMETNKENREALLAAMLERLQEKDKHAEEVRKNKEMKEEACR